In Oryza brachyantha chromosome 2, ObraRS2, whole genome shotgun sequence, a single window of DNA contains:
- the LOC102721805 gene encoding PHD finger protein ALFIN-LIKE 7, which translates to MDEGGGGGGGAAANAAVHHNARSAEDVFRDFRARRAGIVKALTTDVEKFYRQCDPEKENLCLYGLPNETWDVTLPAEEVPPELPEPALGINFARDGMIEKDWLSLVAVHSDAWLLSVAFYFGARFGFDKEARRRLFTMINGLPTVYEVVTGIAKKQSKVSNGSSKSNKSNSKPSKQPNPNSKPAKPAQPKDEEDSGQDQEGGGEDEDQAYMCGACGETYANGEFWICCDVCEKWFHGKCVRITPAKAEHIKQYKCPGCSSKRSRE; encoded by the exons ATGGACGAGGgtgggggcggaggcggaggcgccgccgcgaaCGCGGCGGTGCACCACAACGCGCGCTCCGCGGAGGACGTCTTCCGCGACttccgcgcgcgccgcgcgggcATCGTCAAGGCGCTCACCACCG ATGTGGAGAAGTTCTACCGGCAGTGCGACCCCG AGAAAGAGAACTTGTGCCTTTATGGATTGCCCAATGAGACCTGGGACGTGACCCTTCCAGCTGAGGAAGTACCTCCTGAACTTCCAGAACCAGCACTGGGCATAAACTTTGCCCGTGATGGAATGATTGAAAAAGATTGGTTGTCGCTGGTTGCAGTTCATAGTGATGCATGGCTGCTGTCTGTTGCATTTTACTTTGGAGCACGCTTTGGATTTGATAAAGAAGCCAG GCGACGACTCTTCACCATGATTAATGGTCTTCCCACTGTATATGAAGTTGTGACGGGAATCGCCAAGAAGCAATCAAAAGTCTCCAACGGCAGCAGCAAAAGCAACAAGTCCAACTCCAAA CCATCGAAGCAACCCAATCCTAACAGCAAGCCTGCAAAGCCGGCTCAGCCGAAAGACGAGGAAGACAGCGGCCAAGACCAAGAGggtggtggagaggatgaggaCCAGGCGTACATGTGCGGCGCCTGCGGGGAGACCTACGCGAACGGGGAGTTCTGGATCTGCTGCGACGTCTGCGAGAAGTGGTTCCATGGCAAGTGCGTCCGTATCACCCCCGCGAAGGCGGAGCACATCAAGCAGTACAAGTGCCCCGGCTGCAGCAGCAAGAGGAGCCGAGAATGA
- the LOC121053516 gene encoding tubulin-folding cofactor A-like yields MRTSICKREACEGATLHEEEAAKTRHRGLMEQATIPYYLEQQENVLAESRMMIPEDPEFRNRLVTALFDLKPTLAELELKEPHEHGAEVQEAERTVAGIEDVFTRI; encoded by the exons ATGAGGACGTCGATATGCAAGAGAGAGGCTTGTGAAGGAGCTACACTccacgaggaggaggcggccaagACCCGTCATCGTGGTCTGATGGAGCAAGCCACCATTCCCTACTATCTCGAGCAGCAG GAGAATGTTCTAGCTGAATCAAGGATGATGATCCCAGAGGACCCAGAATTCCGTAATCGACTAGTAACCGCACTTTTCGATTTGAAACCAACTCTG GCTGAACTTGAACTGAAGGAGCCACATGAACATGGGGCTGAGGTTCAAGAGGCTGAGAGAACAGTCGCAGGAATCGAAGATGTATTCACGCGAATATAA
- the LOC102721517 gene encoding glutathione S-transferase Z1-like isoform X1, whose amino-acid sequence MAMAEAAAAAAPAPAAKLGLYSYWRSSCSHRVRIALNLKGLEYEYKAVNLLKGEHSDPEFIKVNPMRFVPALVDGDAVIGDSYAIALYLEDKYPGSPLLPQDLKMKALNLQIASIVCSGIQPLHNLTVLRFIEQKVGAGESIPWTQQQIDRGFTAVENLVKDSAGKYATGDVVQLADVFLAPQTYAAVTRFQINMSDYPTLARLHDEYMKHPAFQAALPERQPDAPSST is encoded by the exons ATGgcgatggcggaggcggcggcggcggcggctccggctccggcggcgaaGCTGGGGCTGTACTCGTACTGGCGGAGCTCATGCTCCCACCGCGTCCGCATCGCCCTCAACCTCAAAG GTTTGGAGTACGAGTACAAGGCGGTGAACCTGCTCAAAGGGGAGCACTCTGATCCAG AATTCATCAAGGTTAACCCTATGAGGTTCGTGCCAGCGTTGGTGGACGGCGACGCTGTAATCGGCGATTCTTACGCTATAGCGTTG TATTTGGAGGACAAGTACCCGGGGAGCCCTCTTCTACCTCAAGACCTTAAAATGAAGGCCTTGAATCTTCAg ATTGCAAGCATTGTATGTTCTGGGATTCAACCTCTTCACAATCTTACTGTACTG AGGTTCATTGAGCAGAAGGTTGGTGCAGGGGAGAGCATCCCATGGACTCAACAACAGATCGATAGAGGTTTCACAG CTGTTGAGAACCTGGTAAAAGACTCTGCTGGAAAGTATGCAACAGGAGATGTTGTTCAACTG GCAGACGTATTCCTCGCACCCCAGACTTATGCAGCAGTGACTCGCTTCCAAATCAACATG TCAGATTATCCCACTCTCGCGAGGCTCCATGATGAGTATATGAAACATCCAGCATTCCAAGCAGCGCTCCCTGAGAGGCAACCAGATGCCCCTTCTTCTACCTAG
- the LOC102703559 gene encoding pentatricopeptide repeat-containing protein At1g09900-like, with protein MATTSAALPPSLRVPELRRGSRRASYLHRFVAKWTRTQTRAPSRGGGGGGGGGGGADRRLRGLVQRGELDGALRLVESVRGGGRWPAVVPCNILIKRLCAEGRLADAQRVVDALGPSATVVTYNTMVNGYCRSGDIGAARRVMGAMPFAPDTFTYNPIVRALCVRGRVRDALEVFDDMVHRGCSPSVVTYSILLEATCKESGYRQAMLLLDEMRFKGCEPDIVTYNVLINSMCNEGDVDEAIKLLNCLPSYGCKPDAVTYTPVLKSLCSSEQLEKAEELLTKMVSNSCDLDVVTFNAIITSFCEKGLVDRAIEVVEHMSKHGCTPDIVTYSTIIKGLCNERRVEDAIKLLRDLQSYGCKPDIVTYTTVLRGLCAIERWEDAEELLAEMVRNNCPPDEVTFNTIITSLCHKGLVSRATRVVDQMSKHGCIPDIVTYNCIIYGLCNKKCVDDALKLLKSLQFYGCKPNIITYNTVLKGLCTVERWDDTEKLILEMIQKDCPPDEVTFTTVITSLCKKKLILQAIEILKQIHEKGHIPNSSTYSIIVDQLTKAVKAHGALEILDDIRNGCTLDMHTYNTLIASFAKSGKTEEALDLLNVMVTKGLYPDTATYKSLAYGLSREDELHSAIEIFRRVQDIGLSPDTDLCNAVLINLCTNSRADPAIDFFVYMISNGCMPDESTYIILIEGLAHEGFLKEAKEVLGNLCSRGLLNKSLIEGVEPYSSG; from the coding sequence ATGGCGACGACCTCGGCGGCGTTGCCGCCTTCCCTTCGCGTCCCGGAGCTCAGGCGCGGAAGCCGGAGGGCTAGCTACCTCCACCGCTTCGTAGCGAAATGGACGAGGACGCAGACGAGGGCCCCTTCacgagggggaggcggtggcgggggtggaggaggaggagctgacAGGCGGCTCCGCGGCCTCGTCCAGCGCGGGGAGCTCGACGGCGCGCTCCGCCTCGTGGAATCCGTCCGCGGAGGCGGGAGGTGGCCCGCCGTGGTGCCCTGCAACATCCTCATCAAGAGGCTCTGCGCCGAGGGgcgcctcgccgacgcccAGCGGGTGGTGGACGCGCTCGGGCCGTCCGCGACCGTCGTCACTTACAACACCATGGTCAACGGGTACTGCCGCTCCGGCGACatcggcgccgcgcgccgcgtcATGGGCGCCATGCCGTTCGCGCCCGACACGTTCACCTACAACCCCATCGTCCGTGCCCTGTGCGTGCGCGGGCGCGTCCGCGACGCCCTCGAGGTGTTCGACGATATGGTGCACCGGGGATGCTCCCCCAGCGTGGTCACCTACAGTATCCTGCTGGAGGCCACCTGCAAGGAGAGCGGGTACAGGCAGGCCATGTTGCTCCTCGATGAGATGCGCTTCAAGGGCTGCGAGCCGGACATTGTGACGTACAACGTCCTTATCAATTCTATGTGCAATGAGGGTGATGTTGATGAAGCTATCAAGCTCTTGAATTGCTTGCCTTCCTACGGATGCAAACCTGATGCCGTCACCTATACCCCTGTCTTGAAAAGTTTGTGCAGCTCTGAGCAGTTGGAGAAGGCTGAGGAGCTCCTGACCAAGATGGTCAGCAACAGCTGTGACCTGGATGTGGTGACGTTCAATGCGATAATTACCTCTTTTTGTGAGAAAGGACTGGTTGACCGTGCAATTGAAGTTGTTGAACACATGTCAAAGCATGGATGCACCCCAGATATTGTCACATACAGCACTATAATCAAAGGGTTGTGCAACGAAAGACGCGTTGAAGATGCAATCAAATTACTGAGGGATCTGCAATCATATGGGTGCAAGCCTGATATCGTTACCTATACCACCGTCTTAAGAGGGCTATGTGCTATTGAACGGTGGGAGGATGCTGAGGAGCTCTTGGCTGAGATGGTCCGCAACAATTGTCCACCAGATGAAGTGACATTCAACACAATTATAACTTCCTTGTGTCATAAAGGATTGGTCAGCCGCGCAACTAGAGTTGTCGATCAAATGTCAAAGCATGGATGCATCCCAGATATTGTTACATATAACTGTATTATTTATGGTTTGTGCAACAAGAAGTGTGTTGATGATGCCCTGAAACTGTTGAAAAGCCTACAGTTTTATGGGTGTAAGCCCAATATCATTACCTATAACACTGTACTGAAGGGCCTATGTACTGTTGAAAGATGGGATGATACTGAGAAACTCATACTCGAGATGATTCAAAAGGATTGCCCTCCGGATGAAGTGACATTCACTACTGTAATCACTTCTTTGTGCAAGAAAAAATTGATTCTGCAAGCAATTGAAATCCTAAAACAAATACACGAGAAAGGTCACATTCCCAACTCAAGCACTTATAGTATAATAGTTGATCAGCTTACAAAGGCTGTAAAGGCACATGGAGCCCTTGAAATATTGGATGACATCAGAAATGGTTGTACTCTGGATATGCATACTTATAATACATTAATTGCCAGTTTTGCAAAGTCTGGAAAAACAGAAGAAGCTCTGGATTTGTTGAATGTGATGGTCACCAAGGGCCTTTACCCAGACACGGCTACTTACAAATCTTTGGCTTATGGGCTCTCTAGGGAGGATGAATTGCACAGTGCTATTGAAATATTTCGCAGAGTTCAGGATATTGGGTTATCACCTGACACCGACCTTTGTAATGCTGTACTGATTAATCTTTGTACAAATTCGAGAGCAGATCCTGCTATCGACTTTTTTGTCTATATGATCTCCAATGGCTGCATGCCTGATGAATCAACATACATAATTCTAATTGAAGGTCTTGCTCATGAGGGTTTTCTGAAGGAGGCAAAAGAAGTGCTAGGCAATTTGTGCTCTAGAGGACTCCTAAATAAGAGCTTGATTGAGGGGGTAGAACCATACTCGTCAGGTTGA
- the LOC102703844 gene encoding uncharacterized protein LOC102703844, with product MQLLAAAAAAAAPLSSLRSLSSHGPRIPFPCEARPRAPLRRGDLAIRMGGGPRTFPGGVSKWQWKRMQARKAKQLLKARLARERQLYEMRKRAELRDAVAHLERPWDPDASAPAAAEVAPNLLSVAADDQLKALADRFHRPGGVDLWNDRDGPQVFASPGTGMSSARFFPKNAVHSVQPYALLGGDAESPLDARGNDGDGTDRSDRVQGVRENAAKKEMLGIRGDHEPAVEYIERGGVWEPVDSLDDGDDNNSSDHGWNFDNITSDLEEDMALGDVGFRPKQRAMDGREGRKGGMARWAATTSMAASVNGVRDRYGNDFSLSPEGTSQYHLGQRWQARNSGGRGNRPSGRGPALNTGVSGAIRKDRTVGGTSFSDSEVTRDGFEPKWRARNREGTTNGVRRWKPNGSSANVPTKGWMGDDFGSNSDSGRDFMLEPKWKTRNRLNRSENNDGHANAPKKGWMDDDFGSNSETTRDTMLEPKWETLNRSNQSKYDSGKRELKYSPNSYNRERPERSMRGSNGNGRRDRFVNRFASDLEEPKWKPRRKDGTRTNSGSREHVDSTNGRFRRSSNGAARLLDARPLDTNSGASGEDGGHRTSRNGGRRSRGNGYSLRPTSDLRSPGRERGSDEM from the coding sequence ATgcagctcctcgccgccgccgcggcggcggcggcgccgttgtCCTCGCTCCGCTCGCTTTCCTCCCACGGCCCCCGTATCCCGTTCCCCTGCGAGGCCCGCCCGCGCGCTCCGCTCCGGCGCGGGGACCTCGCCATCCGCATGGGCGGCGGGCCGCGCACGTTCCCCGGCGGCGTGTCCAAGTGGCAGTGGAAGCGGATGCAGGCGAGGAAGGCCAAGCAGCTGCTCAAGGCGCGCCTCGCCCGGGAGCGCCAGCTCTACGAGATGCGCAAGCGCGCCGAGctccgcgacgccgtcgcgcaCCTCGAACGCCCCTGGGACCCGGACGCCTCCGCTCCCGCGGCAGCGGAGGTGGCGCCCAACCTGCTCTCCGTCGCGGCGGACGACCAGCTCAAGGCGCTGGCCGACCGGTTCCACCGccccggcggcgtcgaccTCTGGAACGACCGCGACGGGCCGCAGGTCTTCGCGTCCCCGGGCACCGGCATGTCCTCCGCCCGCTTCTTCCCCAAGAACGCTGTCCATAGCGTCCAGCCCTACGCGCTTCTCGGTGGCGACGCTGAGAGCCCACTGGACGCTCGCGGTAACGACGGCGATGGGACGGACCGGAGTGACCGCGTGCAAGGTGTTCGTGAGAATGCGGCCAAGAAGGAAATGCTTGGTATCCGTGGTGATCACGAGCCTGCGGTTGAATACATCGAAAGAGGTGGAGTGTGGGAGCCAGTAGATAGCTTGGATGACGGTGATGACAACAATTCTAGCGACCATGGATGGAACTTCGACAACATTACCTCCGACTTGGAGGAGGACATGGCCCTGGGAGATGTCGGTTTTCGACCCAAACAAAGAGCAATGGAtgggagagagggaaggaaaGGTGGTATGGCAAGGTGGGCAGCCACAACCTCTATGGCTGCCAGTGTCAACGGTGTTAGGGATCGGTATGGCAATGATTTCTCTTTAAGCCCAGAAGGAACAAGCCAATATCATCTTGGTCAGAGATGGCAAGCCAGAAACAGTGGGGGTAGAGGGAACCGTCCTTCAGGGAGAGGTCCAGCCTTGAACACAGGTGTCAGTGGTGCCATTCGGAAGGATCGAACGGTGGGTGGCACTTCTTTCTCCGACTCTGAGGTGACTCGCGATGGTTTTGAACCAAAATGGAGAGCCAGGAATAGAGAGGGCACAACGAATGGTGTTAGGAGGTGGAAGCCGAATGGCAGCAGTGCCAATGTGCCTACAAAGGGTTGGATGGGTGATGATTTTGGTTCAAATTCAGACAGCGGAAGGGATTTCATGTTGGAGCCAAAATGGAAAACCCGGAACAGGTTGAACCGAAGTGAGAACAACGACGGCCATGCCAATGCGCCTAAAAAgggttggatggatgatgaTTTTGGTTCAAATTCAGAGACCACAAGGGATACCATGTTGGAGCCAAAATGGGAAACCCTGAACAGGTCGAACCAAAGCAAGTACGACAGCGGTAAACGTGAGCTCAAATACAGTCCTAACTCTTACAACAGGGAGAGGCCTGAGAGGTCCATGAGAGGCAGCAATGGCAATGGAAGAAGAGATCGCTTCGTTAACCGCTTCGCCTCAGACCTGGAGGAGCCAAAATGGAAGCCGAGAAGGAAGGACGGAACTAGAACAAACAGCGGCAGCAGAGAGCACGTTGATAGCACGAATGGGAGGTTCAGGAGAAGCAGCAATGGAGCAGCGAGACTTTTGGATGCACGTCCTTTGGACACCAACAGCGGAGCCAGCGGTGAGGATGGTGGCCACAGGACGAGCAGAAATGGCGGACGACGTTCCAGGGGAAACGGGTACTCGCTACGCCCAACGTCAGATCTGCGCAGCCctgggagggagaggggatcAGATGAAATGTAG
- the LOC102703284 gene encoding pentatricopeptide repeat-containing protein At1g09900-like, giving the protein MAASTPAPPALAPPTPPPLPSSRPLATRRRPRVRLRLAARRERQRGGGGGGAKARLCGLVRRGELDEAVRLAASMPGTPDVVTGSVLIKKLCADRRVAEAERVLDALSAGGTADVVAYSTLVNGYCRAGRIEDARRVIASMPLAPNSFTYNPLIRAYCVRGRMDDALVVLDDMLHRGCSPDVVTYTILLEATCKKSGYGQAMDLLDEMRAKGCAPNIVTYNVLINAMCNQGHVDEAIELLNTLPSCGCKPNSISYSTLLKGLCSAKRWQDAECIVAQMAQNDCPPDEFTYSILLEGICERSGYKSALKHLEKMRVEGCTPNIFTYNVLINAMCKEEHIDDAIDLFNALPSYGCKPDAVSYTTVLKGLLTAGQWEEAEELMAEMVQKGCPPNVVTFTTLISYLCQKGLVDLAVKVLEQMPEHGCMPNTVTYNCIIDGLCKERRIDNAMKLLNSMQSGDCKPDIVTYNTILKGLCIIEQWEDAKEIMTEMVRDNCPPNEVTFNTIINFLCQKGLLEGIIEFLQQMLEYGCTPNSVTYTTMINGFCNTGANRLYQNGQPPKALTPHVLVSSLCKKGLLIQAIEILRLMPEKGYVPNLLTYNIVIGGLSKAGRMQEALDMLDEMKRFCVPEVFTYSKIIASLSKAGKMEEALDLLNDIVLKGLIPDTVTYQSLALGVCRENSIVKAVRMFHRMEDMGVSPNSMFYNAVLLGLCKNQKTDHAIDLLAYMVGSNCMPDESTYVILVEGLAREGFLEEAKELINKLGCKGVLNKSFMEEVRQLS; this is encoded by the coding sequence ATGGCGGCCTCGACGCCAGCACCGCCGGCGCTCGCGCCgcctactcctcctcctctgccgtCCTCCAGACCACTAGCCACAAGACGCCGCCCTcgcgtccgcctccgccttgcCGCCAGAAGGGAGAGgcagcgtggcggcggcgggggcggggccaAGGCCCGCTTGTGTGGCCTCGTCCGCCGCGGCGAACTCGACGAGGCCGTCCGCCTCGCGGCGTCCATGCCCGGCACTCCCGACGTCGTCACCGGCAGCGTCCTCATCAAGAAGCTCTGCGCggaccgccgcgtcgccgaggcGGAGCGCGTGCTCGACGCCCTCAGCGCCGGGGGCaccgccgacgtcgtcgcctaCAGCACCCTCGTCAACGGCTACTGCCGCGCGGGGCGCATCGAAGACGCGCGGCGCGTCATCGCGTCCATGCCCCTGGCGCCCAACTCCTTCACCTACAACCCGCTCATCCGCGCCTACTGTGTCCGCGGCCGGATGGACGACGCGCTCGTGGTGCTCGACGATATGCTCCACCGGGGCTGCTCCCCCGACGTGGTCACCTACACCATCCTCCTCGAGGCTACGTGCAAGAAGAGTGGTTACGGGCAGGCCATGGACCTCCTCGACGAGATGCGTGCCAAGGGATGTGCACCGAACATTGTGACATACAATGTCCTCATCAACGCCATGTGCAATCAGGGCCATGTCGATGAGGCTATCGAGCTCCTGAACACCCTACCTTCCTGTGGATGCAAACCCAATAGCATTAGCTATAGCACTCTGTTGAAGGGTTTGTGTAGCGCCAAGAGATGGCAGGATGCTGAGTGCATTGTAGCCCAAATGGCTCAAAATGATTGCCCTCCAGATGAATTCACCTACAGTATCCTTTTGGAAGGAATCTGTGAAAGGAGCGGCTACAAGAGTGCATTGAAGCACCTTGAAAAAATGCGTGTCGAGGGATGCACACCGAACATTTTCACATACAATGTGCTCATCAATGCCATGTGCAAAGAGGAGCACATTGATGATGCCATTGATCTATTCAATGCTTTACCCTCATATGGTTGCAAGCCTGATGCTGTTAGCTACACCACTGTGTTGAAGGGTTTATTGACTGCTGGGCAGTGGGAGGAGGCTGAGGAGCTCATGGCTGAGATGGTCCAGAAGGGCTGCCCACCAAATGTGGTAACATTTACTACTCTCATTAGCTACCTGTGTCAGAAAGGATTGGTTGATCTTGCGGTTAAAGTTCTTGAGCAAATGCCAGAGCATGGATGCATGCCAAATACTGTCACATACAATTGTATAATAGATGGGTTGTGCAAAGAAAGGCGCATTGATAATGCCATGAAATTATTAAATAGTATGCAATCTGGTGACTGCAAACCTGATATTGTTACATATAATACCATATTGAAGGGTTTATGTATCATTGAGCAGTGGGAGGATGCTAAGGAGATAATGACAGAGATGGTTCGTGACAATTGTCCACCAAATGAAGTGACATTCAAcacaataataaattttttatgccAAAAGGGATTGCTTGAGGGGATTATCGAATTTCTTCAACAAATGTTGGAATATGGTTGCACACCAAACTCTGTGACGTACACCACTATGATCAATGGCTTCTGCAATACAGGAGCTAATCGATTGTACCAGAATGGCCAACCACCCAAAGCTCTGACTCCTCATGTACTCGTCAGTTCCTTGTGCAAAAAAGGATTGCTTATACAAGCAATTGAAATTCTGAGGCTAATGCCTGAGAAAGGTTATGTTCCAAACTTACTTACTTATAACATAGTAATTGGAGGGCTCTCCAAGGCTGGTAGGATGCAAGAAGCCCTTGATATGTTGGATGAAATGAAAAGGTTTTGTGTTCCTGAGGTGTTTACTTACAGCAAAATAATTGCATCTCTTTCAAAGGCTGGAAAAATGGAGGAAGCTCTAGATTTGTTGAATGATATAGTATTGAAAGGCCTCATTCCTGATACAGTTACATATCAATCTTTAGCTTTAGGTGTCTGTAGAGAGAATAGTATCGTAAAGGCTGTCAGAATGTTCCACAGAATGGAAGATATGGGTGTATCACCTAACAGTATGTTTTACAATGCTGTGCTACTTGGGCTGTGTAAAAACCAGAAGACAGACCATGCTATTGACCTTTTAGCTTATATGGTGGGAAGCAACTGCATGCCTGATGAATCAACTTATGTTATCCTTGTTGAAGGTCTGGCTCGAGAGGGCTTTCTTGAGGAAGCAAAAGAACTAATAAACAAGCTTGGCTGTAAAGGAGTTTTAAATAAGAGCTTCATGGAGGAAGTAAGACAGTTATCTTGA
- the LOC102721517 gene encoding glutathione S-transferase 2-like isoform X2, with the protein MAMAEAAAAAAPAPAAKLGLYSYWRSSCSHRVRIALNLKGLEYEYKAVNLLKGEHSDPEFIKVNPMRFVPALVDGDAVIGDSYAIALYLEDKYPGSPLLPQDLKMKALNLQIASIVCSGIQPLHNLTVLRFIEQKVGAGESIPWTQQQIDRGFTAVENLVKDSAGKYATGDVVQLADVFLAPQTYAAVTRFQINMIIPLSRGSMMSI; encoded by the exons ATGgcgatggcggaggcggcggcggcggcggctccggctccggcggcgaaGCTGGGGCTGTACTCGTACTGGCGGAGCTCATGCTCCCACCGCGTCCGCATCGCCCTCAACCTCAAAG GTTTGGAGTACGAGTACAAGGCGGTGAACCTGCTCAAAGGGGAGCACTCTGATCCAG AATTCATCAAGGTTAACCCTATGAGGTTCGTGCCAGCGTTGGTGGACGGCGACGCTGTAATCGGCGATTCTTACGCTATAGCGTTG TATTTGGAGGACAAGTACCCGGGGAGCCCTCTTCTACCTCAAGACCTTAAAATGAAGGCCTTGAATCTTCAg ATTGCAAGCATTGTATGTTCTGGGATTCAACCTCTTCACAATCTTACTGTACTG AGGTTCATTGAGCAGAAGGTTGGTGCAGGGGAGAGCATCCCATGGACTCAACAACAGATCGATAGAGGTTTCACAG CTGTTGAGAACCTGGTAAAAGACTCTGCTGGAAAGTATGCAACAGGAGATGTTGTTCAACTG GCAGACGTATTCCTCGCACCCCAGACTTATGCAGCAGTGACTCGCTTCCAAATCAACATG ATTATCCCACTCTCGCGAGGCTCCATGATGAGTATATGA